In a single window of the Natronogracilivirga saccharolytica genome:
- a CDS encoding response regulator translates to MSDSKKIILVEDDFIIGMLLEKQIQRMGFEVAAKVDSGEEAVTRVKEENPELVLMDIKLVGDIDGIDAMEQIRQFSDVPVIYLTGNADSNTRARAEKTGPEGYLIKPVDMKVLRQKILKIMNGQQT, encoded by the coding sequence ATGTCTGACAGTAAAAAAATTATTCTTGTTGAAGACGACTTCATCATTGGCATGCTGCTGGAAAAACAGATCCAGCGCATGGGGTTTGAAGTTGCTGCCAAAGTGGACAGTGGGGAAGAAGCCGTTACCAGGGTCAAAGAAGAGAATCCGGAGCTTGTGCTTATGGACATCAAGCTGGTCGGTGATATTGACGGAATTGATGCAATGGAGCAGATCCGGCAATTTTCCGATGTGCCTGTGATCTATCTGACCGGCAATGCTGACAGCAATACCCGCGCGCGGGCCGAAAAAACCGGGCCGGAAGGATATCTGATCAAGCCTGTCGACATGAAAGTTTTGCGCCAGAAAATTCTGAAAATCATGA
- a CDS encoding thiol-disulfide oxidoreductase DCC family protein produces the protein MLQAAKEKPVLLFDGFCNLCNKWVNIIIDRDPDAGIRFAPLQSGAGRSLLESAGYHPDKMDTVILIDNGKVYERSDAVLQLVRYLRGSIRLLRVMVVIPRPARDFIYNVIARRRYGWFGKRTECRVPEPGIKERFLEFSDDNSNE, from the coding sequence ATGTTACAAGCTGCAAAAGAAAAACCGGTATTACTTTTTGATGGTTTTTGCAACCTTTGCAACAAATGGGTGAATATCATTATAGACCGGGATCCTGATGCCGGAATCAGATTCGCACCGCTTCAGTCCGGCGCCGGCAGGTCACTGCTGGAGTCTGCCGGGTACCATCCTGACAAGATGGACACCGTTATCCTGATTGACAACGGCAAGGTTTATGAACGATCGGATGCCGTGCTGCAGCTTGTGCGATACCTGCGCGGAAGCATCAGGCTGCTTCGGGTAATGGTCGTTATACCACGTCCGGCAAGAGATTTCATTTACAATGTCATCGCCCGTCGCCGCTACGGTTGGTTCGGAAAGAGGACGGAATGCCGGGTTCCCGAACCGGGTATCAAAGAGCGATTCCTTGAGTTCAGTGATGATAACAGCAATGAGTGA
- a CDS encoding C40 family peptidase yields MASCSTPRHTANPEARLIEEFRKWEGTPYRLGGDSRSGVDCSAFVRIVMRDAFGISIPRTTREQLQAGRRVQPRAARLGDLVFFRTGRTTYHVGIMMRGDFFMHASTTRGVTIDRLQESYWQERMIQIRRFSGR; encoded by the coding sequence ATGGCATCCTGCAGCACACCCCGGCACACAGCCAATCCGGAAGCCCGGCTCATTGAAGAGTTCAGGAAATGGGAAGGTACGCCGTATCGGCTGGGTGGTGATTCCAGAAGCGGCGTCGACTGCTCGGCATTTGTCCGCATTGTGATGCGGGATGCTTTCGGTATTTCCATTCCCCGGACGACCCGCGAACAGTTGCAGGCGGGACGAAGAGTCCAGCCAAGAGCCGCGCGGCTCGGCGATCTTGTTTTTTTCCGGACCGGCCGCACCACATATCATGTCGGCATCATGATGCGCGGTGATTTTTTCATGCATGCCTCCACCACACGCGGAGTCACGATCGACCGTCTGCAGGAATCCTACTGGCAGGAGCGGATGATTCAAATCCGCAGGTTCAGCGGCAGATGA